CATGGTGACTCAGGGCATGTTTGACGATCGCCAGACCTAACCCGCTGCCGCCGGTCTGCCGCGAGCGCGCTTTATCAACACGATAAAATCGCTCCGTCAAACGCGGCAAGTGCTCCGCCGCGATCCCCGGTCCGTTATCGCTAACCTGAAATTGCGCGCCATGGGGCGTTTTCTGCCAGCAAACCTCAATACGAGTGCCGGCCGGCGTATGGTTAATGGCATTGTAGACCAGATTGGATACGGCGCTGCGCAGCTGTTCTTCGTTGCCGAAAACCTGAAGATCTTCATTCACCCGGAACACGATCTCATGGCGATCCTGGCTTAGCGTCTGAGCCTCGCGCTGTAATACGCGCAACATCATAGGCATATCGACTTTTTCGCTTAGATCGATAGTGGCGGCGGCTTCAATACGCGACAGGGTTAACAGCTGTTTGACCAATCCATCCATCCGCCGCGTCTGTTCCTGCATGGTATTCAGAGCCTTACTGCGCAGAGAGTCATCCAGCGCATTATCCTGCATCATCTCCAAATATCCCTGCAACACGGTTAAAGGGGTGCGCAGTTCATGACTTACATTGGCAAAGAAGTTACGTCTGGCCCCTTCCAATTGATGCATCTGGGTAATGTCGCGCACCATCATCAGCAACTGCCCCTCGGAATAAGGCATAATACGGAATTCAACGTGATGCGAGTTGTTCAGTTGCAACGTTAGCGGACGGCTGAAATCCTGCCCTTTCATATAGCTGGCGAATTCAGGATAACGCAGCAGGTTGAGGATATTCTGCCCGCTGTCTTCCGGCCAACGGAAATTGAGCAGGTGCTGGGCCAAGCGATTACACCAGAAAATAGTGCCATCTTCGGTGGTGATCACCACCGCATCCGGTAACGATTCGGCGCCGCTACGAAAACGCTTAATCAATAGCGCCAATTCGCGCCGCCGCCGCCGGTTGCGCAATTGCATTTGATAAAGGCCGTAGAACAGCGGTTCCCAGCTCCAGCGGCCCGGCGGCGGCGTCATACTGCGATCGACCCACAGCCAGTAGGAGAGTTTAAGCTGATTGTAAAAATGCCAGCAAAGCACAATTAAAACAGCAGCTAAAAGGAACCAGGGCAGATAACCGAATACCAGCCCCAGCAAAAGCGCGGGCAGACAAAAAAAAGCCAGCTCCAGCGCCAGCCTCTTCCATGATAGACGTTCTAGCACGTTGATGTTTCTCCGGTACGACAACCTTCAATAACGCGTTGAAAAACGGTATCCCGTTCCCCGAACGGTTTGCACCATTTTATCATGCCCGCTGGTTTCCAGCGCCTTACGCAGTCGGCGGATATGAACATCAACAGTGCGATCTTCAACATAAACGTTAGTGCCCCAAACATGATTGAGCAACTGTTCACGACTGTAAACCCGTTCAGGATGGGTCATAAAGAAGTGCAACAACTTAAACTCCGTTGGCCCCATGTCCAGTGCCAGTTCTTCCGTCGTTACCCGGTGCGAGGAAGGATCCAGACTCAACCCGCGCATTTCAATCACTTCTTCAACGGCCATCGGCGAAATACGGCGCATCACTGCTTTGATACGCGCCACCAACTCTTTAGGGGAAAAAGGTTTGGTAATGTAATCATCCGCGCCGACTTCAAGCCCGCGCACCCGATCTTCTTCTTCGCCCCGGGCGGTTAGCATCATGACGGGTATGTCGCGGGTCAGCGCTTCACGTTTCATATGCTTGATGAATTGCAACCCCGAGCCGCCTGGCAGCATCCAGTCCAGTAACACCAGTTCAGGAAAAGGTTCTGACAGTTGTGTTACCGCACTGTCATAATCTTCAGCTTCAACAGGCTGATAACCATTCTGCTCCAGAACAAAACATACCATTTCACGAATCGGTGCTTCATCTTCCACGACCAATATGCGTCTTGCCATTGTTAATCCTGCCGTTAATCATCGTCGCTGTTAGCATGCGCTGTGCATTATGCGTCAGTTTTGTGACAGATTTATGAAAAAAACGCCGGGGCATTTTTCAACCTCGATGCCCAGCCGATCGGCATTCCCCTTGTTACATCGTTTTTTTCGCGCCGCTTTCCAAACTTATGTTTTCGCAACGACAGCTCGCGCACAGGCTGTTTATAATCAGAGACATTGCGATTACACACCGCTCAGGGAGTTCCATGCGTATTATTCACACCGCCGACTGGCATCTGGGGCAGTATTTTTATACCAAGAGCCGTGCGGCCGAACATCAAGCCTTCCTGCACTGGCTTATTGCTCAGGTCGAACAGCATCAGGTGGATGCTGTAATAGTAGCAGGAGATATCTTTGATAACGGTTCGCCGCCAAGCTATGCGCGGGAAATGTATTACCGTTTTGTTGTCGATCTACAGCGTAAAGGCTGCCAGTTAGTCATATTGGCGGGCAACCATGACTCCGTCGCCACGCTGAACGAATCGCGGGATCTGCTGGCCTTTATGAATACGCGGGTGATCGCCAGCGTCGATGGCGATGTCGAAAAACAGGTGATCGTACTGGAAAACCGTCAGGGGCGGCCCGGCGCCGTACTGTGCGCAATCCCCTTTTTGCGTCCGCGCGATCTGATAACCAGCCAGGCCGGACAATCCGGCGATGAAAAGCAGCAGGCATTGCAGGATGCCATCACCGAGCATTACCAGCGGTGTTACCAGTTGGCCTGTCAGAAACGTGAAATACTGGGGCTGCCGCTGCCCATCATCGCCACCGGCCATCTGACGACCGTCGGCGTTACCGCTTCCGACTCCGTGCGCGATATCTACATCGGTACGCTAGATGCCTTCCCGGCGCAGGCGTTTCCGCCGGCGGACTACATCGCGCTCGGACACATTCACCGCCCGCAGCGCGTGACGAAAAGCGAACATATTCGTTACAGCGGCTCCCCTATTCCGCTGAGTTTTGATGAGCTAGGCAGTGAAAAGTCCGTCTGTCTGGTCAGCTTCGAACCGGATGCCCCGCCAACGATAGAGACGCTGCCTATCCCGATGGCGCAACCGATGCGGCTCATCAAAGGCGACCTGGCCGATATCGAGCGCCAACTATCCCTCTTTAATGATTATCAGGGGGAAAAAACGGTGTGGCTGGATATCGAAATCACCACCCAGGATTATCTGAACGATATGCAAAAACGCATTCAGGCGCTGACCGACGGGTTGCCCGTCGAAGTGCTGCTATTGCGCCGCGCCCGCGAACAGCGCCTGCAGGCGATTGTGCGGCAGGAAAAGGAAACGCTGAATGAGCTGACGGTACATGATGTTTTTGAACGGCGGCTGGCGGCGGCCGGAGACCTGGAGGAAAATCGGCAACAGCGCGTGCGCACGCTGTTCGATCGGGTTATTGAAGAATTGGAACAGGATGAGCGCGCCGAATGAAAATACTCAGTTTGCGGTTAAAAAACCTTAACGCCCTGAAAGGCGAATGGAAAATCGACTTCACCCAGGAACCCTTTTCCAGCAACGGACTATTTGCCATTACCGGTCCGACCGGCGCGGGGAAAACCACGCTGCTCGATGCGATTTGCCTGGCGCTGTATCACGAAACGCCAAGACTAAAAAATATCACCGCCAGCCAGAACGAACTGATGACCCGCAACACCGCCGAATGCCTTGCCGAAGTGGAATTTGAAGTCAAAGGCATCGGTTATCGCGCATTCTGGAGCCAGCGCCGGGCCCGGAACGCGCCCGACGGCAATCTGCAAACGCCGAAAGCGGAGCTGGCGCGCATTGATGACGGCAGGATACTGTGTGAAAAACTCAGCGAAAAGCTGAGCATGACCGCCGAGATTACCGGGCTGGACTTCAATCGCTTCACCCGGTCGATGATGCTGTCGCAAGGGCAGTTCGCCGCCTTTCTGAATGCGGATGCCAACGAACGCGCCGAACTGCTGGAGGAACTGACCGGCACCGATATTTACGGGCTGATTTCCGAACGCGTATTCGATCGGCATAAACAGGCCAGAATGGCGTTAGAGACGTTACAGGCGCGAGCGTCAGGAATTGAGTTACT
This window of the Brenneria goodwinii genome carries:
- the phoR gene encoding phosphate regulon sensor histidine kinase PhoR is translated as MLERLSWKRLALELAFFCLPALLLGLVFGYLPWFLLAAVLIVLCWHFYNQLKLSYWLWVDRSMTPPPGRWSWEPLFYGLYQMQLRNRRRRRELALLIKRFRSGAESLPDAVVITTEDGTIFWCNRLAQHLLNFRWPEDSGQNILNLLRYPEFASYMKGQDFSRPLTLQLNNSHHVEFRIMPYSEGQLLMMVRDITQMHQLEGARRNFFANVSHELRTPLTVLQGYLEMMQDNALDDSLRSKALNTMQEQTRRMDGLVKQLLTLSRIEAAATIDLSEKVDMPMMLRVLQREAQTLSQDRHEIVFRVNEDLQVFGNEEQLRSAVSNLVYNAINHTPAGTRIEVCWQKTPHGAQFQVSDNGPGIAAEHLPRLTERFYRVDKARSRQTGGSGLGLAIVKHALSHHDSRLEVVSEFGLGSRFLFTLPNRLIVPASLAENTAKL
- the phoB gene encoding phosphate response regulator transcription factor PhoB, yielding MARRILVVEDEAPIREMVCFVLEQNGYQPVEAEDYDSAVTQLSEPFPELVLLDWMLPGGSGLQFIKHMKREALTRDIPVMMLTARGEEEDRVRGLEVGADDYITKPFSPKELVARIKAVMRRISPMAVEEVIEMRGLSLDPSSHRVTTEELALDMGPTEFKLLHFFMTHPERVYSREQLLNHVWGTNVYVEDRTVDVHIRRLRKALETSGHDKMVQTVRGTGYRFSTRY
- the sbcD gene encoding exonuclease subunit SbcD; this translates as MRIIHTADWHLGQYFYTKSRAAEHQAFLHWLIAQVEQHQVDAVIVAGDIFDNGSPPSYAREMYYRFVVDLQRKGCQLVILAGNHDSVATLNESRDLLAFMNTRVIASVDGDVEKQVIVLENRQGRPGAVLCAIPFLRPRDLITSQAGQSGDEKQQALQDAITEHYQRCYQLACQKREILGLPLPIIATGHLTTVGVTASDSVRDIYIGTLDAFPAQAFPPADYIALGHIHRPQRVTKSEHIRYSGSPIPLSFDELGSEKSVCLVSFEPDAPPTIETLPIPMAQPMRLIKGDLADIERQLSLFNDYQGEKTVWLDIEITTQDYLNDMQKRIQALTDGLPVEVLLLRRAREQRLQAIVRQEKETLNELTVHDVFERRLAAAGDLEENRQQRVRTLFDRVIEELEQDERAE